A DNA window from Vigna unguiculata cultivar IT97K-499-35 chromosome 10, ASM411807v1, whole genome shotgun sequence contains the following coding sequences:
- the LOC114167249 gene encoding GTP cyclohydrolase 1-like: MGCLDEGNGELENGVSMGCGEVDFEEEAKPDIAAIEDAVKVLLLGLGEDINREGLRKTPLRVAKALREGTRGYRQKVKDIVEGALFPEAGLENNRIGHAGGGGGLVIVRDLDLYSYCESCLLPFQIKCHVGYVPSGQRVVGLSKLSRVADVFAKRLQEPQRLADEVCSALYQGIKPAGVALVLQCTHIHFPDLESIFLESSQQAWLKTLVLSGSGIFDDRNADVWSDFFCLLKFRGIEIEKAHLRGSSDQWWCPSLSALSAKVSSKTVPVNPVMVTAVSSILKSLGEDSLRKELTGTPGRFVKWLLNFQSIDMDVKLNGSLSCGTDTFNPDREVNFKDRQIHCELNLPFWSQCEHHILPFHGVVHIGYFISEGFNPIAKSLVQSIVHFYGFKLQVQERLTRQIAETIAPLLLGGHVIVVVEASHTCMISRGIEKFGSSTATIAVLGRFSTDLAAKAMFFQSVASATTSGGQ; this comes from the exons ATGGGCTGTTTGGATGAAGGAAATGGGGAGCTTGAAAATGGAGTGAGTATGGGGTGTGGTGAAGTGGATTTTGAGGAAGAAGCAAAGCCAGATATTGCTGCCATTGAGGATGCTGTGAAGGTGCTGTTGCTCGGTCTTGGGGAAGATATCAACAGGGAAGGGCTTAGGAAGACACCACTTCGGGTTGCCAAAGCCCTTCGTGAGGGAACCAGAG GGTACAGACAAAAAGTGAAGGACATTGTTGAAGGTGCTTTATTCCCCGAAGCAGGTCTAGAAAATAATAGAATTGGTCATGCAGGGGGTGGAGGTGGACTAGTGATTGTCCGAGATCTTGACCTTTATTCCTATTGCGAGTCTTGCTTGCTACCATTCCAAATCAAGTGTCATGTGGGGTATGTCCCTTCTGGCCAAAGAGTTGTGGGTTTAAGCAAGCTCTCTCGTGTGGCTGATGTATTTGCCAAACGACTCCAAGAGCCTCAGCGTCTGGCAGATGAGGTTTGTTCAGCATTGTATCAGGGAATAAAGCCAGCAGGTGTTGCTCTTGTGCTTCAGTGTACACATATCCACTTTCCGGACTTAGAGTCGATCTTTCTTGAATCGAGTCAGCAAGCATGGTTGAAGACCCTTGTTTTGTCAGGTTCTGGAATTTTTGATGACAGAAATGCAGATGTATGGTCTGATTTCTTTTGCCTTCTTAAATTTAGAGgtatagaaatagaaaaagcaCATCTAAGAGGATCATCTGACCAATGGTGGTGTCCATCTCTGTCTGCTCTTTCTGCTAAAGTTTCCTCCAAAACTGTACCGGTCAATCCAGTCATGGTCACTGCAGTATCTTCAATCCTTAAATCTTTGGGAGAAGATTCATTGAGGAAGGAGCTAACAGGGACACCTGGTCGATTTGTGAAATGGCTATTGAACTTCCAAAGCATTGACATGGATGTGAAGCTGAATGGTTCCCTTTCTTGTGGTACTGATACTTTTAACCCTGATAGGGAGGTAAACTTCAAGGACAGACAAATACACTGTGAGTTGAACTTGCCCTTTTGGTCACAATGTGAGCATCATATACTACCATTTCATGGTGTAGTTCACATAGGATACTTCATTTCAGAAGGATTTAATCCCATTGCAAAATCCCTTGTACAGTCTATAGTACACTTTTATGGTTTCAAACTTCAGGTTCAGGAAAGGCTTACAAGACAAATAGCAGAAACCATTGCACCACTTTTATTAGGTGGGCATGTAATAGTAGTTGTGGAGGCAAGCCACACATGTATGATTTCTAGGGGAATTGAGAAGTTTGGAAGTAGTACAGCTACCATTGCTGTATTAGGTCGCTTTTCAACTGACCTTGCTGCAAAGGCCATGTTCTTTCAGAGTGTTGCTAGTGCTACAACTTCTGGGGGGCAATAG